The window ACTACGCACCTAAAAGTCGCGCAAGTGACGTCTCTCAATGAAGCTCCGATCCCAGTGAGTTTTCcctggctagctagctagctacctaCAGCGGCTGGCTAGCTGGCTGGCTAGCCAAGGTAACGGCCGGCAACTTTCTTGATGTGCAAAACTATGTTTTTAATTGACAAACAGCAGATTTGTAATTCATGACACAATTCAAaccatatttatctattattgcatgtttattgcatgtttattgtattttcattgtgttattctttgtttattgttatgcacctttcacagAGTCAAATTCCTCGTATGTTCAACATACTTGGCAAATGAGCACTTCTGTTTCTGATTTTGAAACGGCTCCAAAAAAAATCTTTGTCTCTTGCCGTTGACTATCGTGCTTCCAGGGTTTCTATAGAAAACGTTATTGTGCAGCCAAACGGTAAGAAGGCTCCGTCGGCTCAGCAGAAACAGTTCATACATATTGATGACTTACTGGTTGGCTGCAGGGCTTCTCCTTTCTTGTGTGAAAAAAATGAACAcagggagtggaggaggagcctTGATTGAAAACGTACCAGGAGCCAACGCGTACGATGCAGTTAATGTCCCCTCCTTTTTTATTGTACCTTTTCTAAGTCAATTAGtattttgtagtcatttgtacATCTTACTTAGTTGACCATTAGCTGTCTACAGTGATACATGTGTCTACTGGCCATCAAAGCCCCAGCAAACTGTCATGTCAGAAAGAGACAATCAATTATTTATACAGAACAAAAACCCTAAGCAGGTAATGGGGCATGCGAGTGCAAATCTAATGCTAAATTCTAACAGAGGACATCGTGGTCCAGGGTCAGTCTGGTCAAGGCATTTATCGTCCCTGCTGGGTGTTTGAGGGGAAAAGGAGTGCAACTGTAGACAGCTaaagtggaaacacacacacacacacacacacacacacacacacacacacacacacacacacacacacacacacacacacacacacacacacacacacacacacacacacacaccccccccccctctgggcatcctcctcctcctcctccttagtcacagcagcagaggaaggagCACGACGACCCCTCGGGCCCCCGGAACTTGCCGGAGCTGGGTGTGTCCGCGCACTCTGCGATGAACGCGTGCAGGTCGCTGACTCGCACCTGTTCCTGCTCCTGCGTTTGAGCCTGCGGGAGGACAACGTAAAGCTGAACGTGTTCCTACGCACCAACCTACAGCGCTGCCGAGAGCAAAGAACCCGAATGGAACTGTACCATGATGGTGTCGTAGGCTCCGGTGATGAGCGCGATGAAGAGGGACAGCACCATGTAGATGAAGAGGGAGATAAAGGTGTAAAGGTAGACCTGGCTGAAGATCCACACCAGTGTGCCGCTCCTCTCCATCTCGTGGAACGTCACGAACATGTCGTCCCCGTTGATCAGAGAGAACAGGCACTCCGACACCGTGGACAGGGAGCGGAACTgtacacagacaacacaggctACAGTTTTACAGGCTTTGGACCCGCCCCTGATGAtggtggggcgactgtgggtcagtggttagcatgcccgtctttcaatcagggggtttgtagttcaatccccgccctagtcgatgtgtccttgagcaagacacttaaccctgcattgttccctgtagctgtgtctacagtgtatgaatgtaacatgattgtaagtcgctttggataaaagcgtcagctacatgacatgtaatgtaatgtcatcaTGGTTATTTTGGGCTTGAAACTTGAAGTTTTGACATGTAGATTGACCATAACAGGCactaaaagtcaggatatctTGGCCTAGCGGTCTCTCCGGAGTCACCTGACTTCATGGAAGAGCAATACTAAATCACTGGACTCCTcctttaatttttttagaaATGCCTTAAACTGTCAATTTTAACACAGTTCTTTGCAAAATATGACTTTTAGAGATATTTCTGTCGGGCCGGGAATTTTTATTTCATACACTACTTTTGTGCATATGTGAAGTTTGATCTATTAATTGCACTATGTAAGGTCTTTTGAATGCTCTCCACATTACACCGAGCAAAAACAACCCATCCACTGAATGTTGCCatgattcatatttaatgaatGTCAATTTTCTCCTCTCATTAATTATACACAGCTGCGAAGATGATACACACTGGAGGGCCTTTTATGATAATTAGGCTTTCGAGACTGACTATCCGAATGACTCATGCCTGCTCATTCCtggttagagtgtgtgtgtgtgtgtgtgtgtgtgtgtgtgtgtgtgtgcgtggtacCTTGGTGTGATAGGGCCCCAGCACAATCCAGCCACAGAAGCAGTATCCCATGTAAATGGCCGCTGCACAGCAGCAGAAGCGGATCACGTTCGGAAACGCAGCCGTCAGAGTCACGATCAAGATCTGAGACGTAGAGGGAGCGAGGGAatgagaaaaatatgtatttacccTCCGGAGAAGAGGGGATGAAGGTGAgctatatttgtgtgtgtgtgtgtgtgtgtgtgtgtgtgtgtgtgtgtgtttctttcaccTACATTGTATTTCTGAAAAAAGCTGAGGTAGCGGATGACTCCCACCCACACCAGCAGGGTGGAGGTGCCCAACAGGATCCCGCACATGTCATATGACGACAAAGTCTGCATCACAATGTCACTTATTACCAGAAACtcagatgttttttaaaagtttttaaaaatctttttatCACATTACCTTGGACTCAATCCCAATTTTGATGAAGCTGCcgatgatggtgaacatgtcGCTGACGATGAGCAGAATGTACCAGCCGTTGATGAACTCCATTCGGTCTCCCCAGCTCACGCTGCGGCCGAGGCTGTGCTTGAAAAACTGCACGTACTCCTGGTTTGGGGGGTGCAGGGTGAGGACAAAGATGAGTCGCtgtgttatgttttgtttttaactgtcTTCTTTTTTCCATCCATATAAAATTGTGTGTAAAAATAACCCGCTGTGGTCTATTAATTAGttaattttttacattttcatcagaaagttgataaaaaagaaaagaaaaaagggaatacaTCGTATCATAAACAACTCTTGGgactggttgaaagtcctgtgtttgtttgacccacccTTTCCCAAACCACCTGAAGTACTCTTTCTCACTGTTTATACCACAACACTCACCCAGAGCGTAGCGTTATTCACACAGAGCCGTTTACATGGCAGTCGGTGCACACTAGGTGGCCGCAAAACGACAAGAACGTTGTCGTTATCGCACGCTAAATGACTATTTGGTCCAAATATATCAAGTATAATATTACAGTACTGTATAGAATTCTAgcataacaaaatatatatctaaacAGAAATCCCTTATTTTCCAGTTCAAGGTACCCTGTGGAGTCTTTGATCACTAGTAACACAATGGATCAATAGTTTTATGAGGGTTTGCATGAGGCCAAAGCGATACATATTCCTGCCAAAGGTTTCACAGTATTACAGCGATCAACACCAAGAACCGTATCAATGTGTGAGTAAAGATAGGAAAGTAAACATGGATGCaaacaatgttgttttaatgtcttcGCAAATCTTTTATGAGGGAggaaaatcatttaaaatactCCACCAAGCACCTTTAATGTCTGTGTGTAagtcaataaaacatattgtgcACAGTCAAACTAAAAAGTGGATGAAGGCGCCTCCCTCACCGATTTCTCCGATGCTCCATAAATGGGCACCGATGACCAAAGCGAAACAGTAcgatatttaattttttttacaccataaacacacaaacgctTGGGCCGCTTTCTCACGTGTTGCAGGACGATGCCTCTGAGGATGGAGCGGCCGCACAGCAGCAGGGACAGCAGGCAGACGAACGCCACCAGCACGTCCAGGAACTCACGGGCGTAGCTCTCCgctaaaagaggaggaggaggggcgaaCGAGAGGGATCAAACAAGGCCAACGTTAAGGGTGACACAGTGGGTATTTAAAAGAGAGTGAGGAGTGTCGGCTCACCGTGTCCGGACACGTTGGGGTCTTTGCACTCCTTTATGGAGGCCTCGTTCTGCAGGCTGATCTTAACTTTGCCGCTGTGCGCCCTGTTGTCCATGACGATCTGATAGCAAGAAGAACCAGAGGAAATGTATACGGGGATGTTTCCACATTCACCACAGAGCTTTGCCTCGAGTTTCGCCCACAACTTGCAAACACACAGTTGTGATCCACGAGGCCACATCGCTGCCCCCTGCTCATTCAAATAGAAACAATAGGCTCACCGTGATGGCAAAGGTGTAGCAGTCAGGGATTTCATTGTTTATGATCGTCTGAATGTTGATGGCCTTCAGCTGGAAGTCAATCGTGACGTTGATCAGCCTGAAAGAGAATTAGATTTGAATGGTTCacaccagaaaaaaagacaaaaatcacaccctttttttatttctaatgtacttttttttttttttaaagacataataTCATCTGACTTGTAAAACTTGAGAGTGAAATTCTTGTAGTCTCCGTTTCCTGAAGCCAAACTGTAAGTCAGTGGATTCATtccaatgcattctgggaaaaaaaacagaaaacgtCATTAGATGAACTACCAAAATACCACATCTGTCTTACTTTATGTTTCGCCACAGGATTCGTCGGGCATTGCCAAAAGCCATCTCTGCCAAATCAGCAGCTGTATGCAAATAACTCCTTTCCCAAGGCAAGAGGAAACAAACTGTGGTGttgcgttttttttgtttttcggCGACAGGAACTATTCCGAGCCTTTTAAAGTAGGGCAACCTCTTGACATATGTGGAGCAGCAGCACAGTGACTCACTGACACAGTCATTTCCTTAAGGAACACGAAAATCCGAGTTAACACCGAGGAGGCTGGTTTATTTGTTAACGTTGATCACCCAGAGACCGACTCAACCAACAACGAGGACAGAAAATCCCTAAGATAGAGGCCGTCACCTACCGGTGTCGACGTGGGGGTCAATGTCAAAGGTGTCGTTGACGGGGTCGATGGTGCCCCTCCTGTAGTTGCGCTGGCAGAGGGAGAGCGCACTCCCGTTCACGCCAACGCCCAACACGTACGCGTACCGGCCCAGAGAGATCTGGGGTAGAGCCATGTACTTAGGGGgtagagagaagcagagaattACCCTTTATGGGTTCACCCaaataaaaatatgcatttcCTTCCTCGTCTCTAGTGGTAGAATTCAAATGTTATATCCTCCAGATTTTGGGATGTTTCGGCCTCCACCCCATTGGAAGTTCTCCCGCGGTGCCAAATGACATCTCAAAACCAGAGCAAACAAACTCCTGAATTATCTGCATGTGGCTGCATGAAGACGTGTTTTTTCTTGCATTTCGGGAGCCAAATTCGCCCTTTTGTAGTTTTTGAATTACCTGCTCCACGGCGAAGTTAATGCGGCCATACAGCTCCTTCTGCGTGTGGACGGCCTGCGGAGCACCGTCCTGATAACCCTTCAGGAAAAGGTGTTTGAAGGCAGCCGTGTTCTCCTCTTTGAACGTCACCACCATCTGGTTGCTCAGCCCGAACAGCACCAACTAGACGCGTGGAGGCCGGGACCCGGGGAAAGAAATGCGCGGTTGTGAGTGAACTGATCATAATCGACTAATCACgttgtgatgtcatcaaaaCCACAGCACACAGATCTATATCCACCTGCACAGTCACAATGAGGATTTTGAGCAGCTGCAGGCCCAGCTTGTAGGGCTTGCGTCGTTTGGCGTGATACTTGTCACAAGGGCTCATGAAGAAGTACTTGAGCTTCCTCCTCAgggccgcctcctcctcctcctcctcctcctgcttctgaTGAGGGGAGCCCACCAGAGACATGGGACGAGGGCTCCCATAGTTAGCAACGGAGGAGAGGAGCCTGTCCTTCTCTGGGAAACATATCGTGAACAGCGtcattgaaatattaaaagggACACTGGGGTCGCATttcataaagtgtgtgtgtgtgtgtgtgagggggggggggggggggggggcgaggggtCACAAGAGACAAATTTGAACACATTTGCTGATCAGCAGAAAATcaatctgcaactattttgataattcaAATTGTCTAACACAATTTgcttttatattcataaatctCACATTTTAGTACCTTGAATAGCTCGTGTTTTGGGGACATTTGATGACCTCACTTTAGGTGCTCGTCGACTAAAACAGATTAATCGTACAAATATATCAGTCTCTCCTACATGCCATTTTAGGTTTCAAGACGATGACATCACcggggttgtttttttatttattttttacaaacgGCCTCCCTCCAGTCAGAAAACAGTGCCCACCTGTCTCAACAGGCCGGCGAGCTCTGGTCCTCGCGACAAACGAGCGCGTGAACTCGCTCGCGTCTGTAAAAGCCGTCGTCGCGTGAACGGCGTGAGCTTGAGGACCGTTGCTCTAACACGGAGCTGTTTATACGAAACATGTCCTTCAAAAGACCCGATGTCCGGCAGCAAGAGGGCGTCCAGACTGACCTGTGGCTCCATCGTGGGTGCAGGTGGAACCGGGAGACGCCATGGCGGGGTGGACGCTCACGCGGgcgagatggaggaggacgtcatcatcatcagcacgAATTCATATTAAAACTGAAGCGCGTGGTGTGTGGGTGAGACACAATGTAAACAGACCGCAGCAGCTTCCTGCTAACCACGTGACTCCGCCACGTGACTGACGTCTGCGCTGCGCCGGCTTGGAGGAAGCAACAACAACCCATCGTCTGTGGGGGGGAAACATGACGTGCTCTCTCTAAGTGTCCGTGCAGATACCatgtcaatatttatatatatatatatatatatatatatatatatatatatatatatatatatatatatatatatatatatatatatatttgtgtggtAATGTTATTACAGCTTTATTCACGGTTAAATACACGGTGCCATCAGGAATAAGCAGAAGGAAGCATGACGAGGCTTGGAGATAACCTGAGGTCACACATTGGGTTACATGGGAATGGCTTTCAGCCACTTGGTCAGCAGGATGCCGGTCCAGACATATTTATCCCTCCCACAGCAACGAAATACTTCTGTCAATCACTAATTATTTGGATTTTTCACATTTGATTTAAGGTATTCAATGCTTTCATCACGCTGCCAGGAATAACATTctgggggggaggaaggaggaatgcTGAAGCCTTTATTTAGCATTCAAATTTGCCAAGATGCAGAGTCTAAGGATATTGTAGCCAGCTCATAAAACCCCAATGTGTACGTTTTGTTACGTTAATAATAACCCCAAAGTGACACTAAATAAAACGAcaatatattcaaataaaaatggtgACGATATGACCTCCGTGTTGTCATGCTAGCTACGGCCCTGATTATATATCTATTTCACAATAtcttttattatcattgtaTAAAACAGGGACGCTCTAATTATCTCCATTAGGTTGGTTCACTTTCACCCTATGGGGCGAAGGCTGCACATTACAATCACTTTTATCAACAAATAATCTATTTGAGTGTTTCTTCAATCAATTGTTaagttgaaaaataaaaagggccGTCACAATTTCCCAGAGCCAAAGGGGACATTAATTAATT of the Cyclopterus lumpus isolate fCycLum1 chromosome 8, fCycLum1.pri, whole genome shotgun sequence genome contains:
- the mcoln1b gene encoding mucolipin-1, with the protein product MASPGSTCTHDGATEKDRLLSSVANYGSPRPMSLVGSPHQKQEEEEEEEAALRRKLKYFFMSPCDKYHAKRRKPYKLGLQLLKILIVTVQLVLFGLSNQMVVTFKEENTAAFKHLFLKGYQDGAPQAVHTQKELYGRINFAVEQYMALPQISLGRYAYVLGVGVNGSALSLCQRNYRRGTIDPVNDTFDIDPHVDTECIGMNPLTYSLASGNGDYKNFTLKFYKLINVTIDFQLKAINIQTIINNEIPDCYTFAITIVMDNRAHSGKVKISLQNEASIKECKDPNVSGHAESYAREFLDVLVAFVCLLSLLLCGRSILRGIVLQHEYVQFFKHSLGRSVSWGDRMEFINGWYILLIVSDMFTIIGSFIKIGIESKTLSSYDMCGILLGTSTLLVWVGVIRYLSFFQKYNILIVTLTAAFPNVIRFCCCAAAIYMGYCFCGWIVLGPYHTKFRSLSTVSECLFSLINGDDMFVTFHEMERSGTLVWIFSQVYLYTFISLFIYMVLSLFIALITGAYDTIMAQTQEQEQVRVSDLHAFIAECADTPSSGKFRGPEGSSCSFLCCCD